From the genome of Cervus elaphus chromosome 7, mCerEla1.1, whole genome shotgun sequence:
AAATTTCCACATATCCCAGTTATTCTGAAATGCAGCCAAATGAGGAAGTACTGCtaacaatttcattttaaatggctCCCATAAGTAAAGGACTAAagcaagaaagggagaaaaattaaataaaaagcaaacagaaaaacacatcTTAATTTAGTCAAGTGGGTTCAAAAAGACATTGTATTGTATGTCTAAGCCAAACTCTGGATTTACCAATTCCTGAAAAACCACTAggaaacttttcaaaaattaaagaacctagggacttccctgctggtctaggggttaagagtccaccttgcagtgcaggggacatgagttcaattcctggtcagggaactaagatcccacatgcctcatagtaactaagcctgcatgctctgAAGGTGCAAGtagagagcctgtgtgccacaagccaatgcagccaataaataaaaataaatattttttaaaattttatttaaagaaagtagATGATTTCTCTGTAATTTTGCCAAAGTACCAAACCCATGGAATATACTTACAGAATATGGAGCAAGGGACTAGGGAATAGTCAGTTCAGTAATATAGTCAGTTCAGTAATACAGTCAGTTCAGTAATACAATCAAAATAGACACATATACATGACAATTTATATACAACAAAAAGGAGAGTGACAGAAATCTTActaaaagagaggagaaaaaattaGTGAACTTGAGATCTTTAGTCAAAGTGAGCAATTTCAAGTTtccatatgtttaaaattttaataggcAAAAATGTACCATTGAttgattttacatttctttctatCATTATTAATAgagaatatacacatacactatatgtatgtatatagtccTAAAAGAACTGGTTGAAAAAGGGAAGGTGTTCACCAAATGTTTTGTCAAATACCTGTTTGAGATctataaaaactgataaaaatgaatatttctacagcatcagttcagtcacttagtcatgtccaactctttgcaaccccatgggctgcagcactccaggcttccctgtccatcaccaactcccggagctgcctcaaactcgtgtccatcatggtggtgatgccatccaaccatctcatcctctgtcatccccttctcctcccacgttcaatctttcccagcctcagggtattttccaatgagtcagtcttcacatcaggtggccaaagtactggagtttcagcttcagcatcagttcttccaatgaatattcaggactgatttcctttaggattgactggtttgatctccttgcagtccaaggagtatACGTCCCCCTGAATTGACTGAAGTAGTAATAGCTAATACTTGTTTGAATGCTTATCATGTGTTAAccagttttataatattttacataCACTAAATTTACCTAATCCTCATATTAACCCTCTAAAGTATGTATTACTATCTCTCTGTTATAGGTAAGAAATCTGATCACCAAAAAGTTAAGCAATTTCTCCAAGTTCACACAGTTGATAACTAGAAACACAGGATTTCAGTCCAGAACACCTGGCTCCATATGCTTTACACTATACTGTGTTTCAAATATAGAATATAAAGATTACTATCATACAGAGGCAGataatttaaattgttttatgaCTCAGAGATGAGAATCATAACATTTAAACATGTACATATCATGAGGCAGTCaatttttgcttatatattttattaaagtaatcATTGGTGATATGTAATTTTAATTCAAGGGAGTTCTTACAGTTTAAGACCATGAGCcaactcattttaaaatgctCTAAATACTACTCAATCCATAATCAAAGGTTTGAATAGTGACCTCCAAGACGTAAGCAGAATCattatactgaaatattttaattacttaTCATGGTCATCAAGACAAAGACACATTAGAGTTGAACAAAAATATAGATCTTATGAAATTCAACTTACTGTTTAGGGCTTTGCAAATTGAATATCTTCTCTTTTACAGATTACTTTGGGCATTAGATAACTATTTAAAGTCATTTAAATGATATCTGCTGcagtaattttatttccaaatcaaTATGTACTAGTAATGGTTAAGATTAATACATGTTATAATTTGAGTGTTAGAAATGCATGTTATTTAACAGCAAAGTTTATTTGTAGTATGTTCACTACCTagagaaaaaatatatctaaataaacattttcctCATTCCTCATCTTATGGTTTTTTTCATAGCGAATAAGTTTTGTGTTTATTAAATTTCTCCTAATAAAATACCAGAGTATTTTCTAATTCTGAAACTGTTTTATTTACaggctttttctatgatacttCACTGAAGTCAGTTGGATGTAGTGTGGATGGCTTAGAAAATCTTGATGATCTAGGTTTTCAGGCAACATTGGGAACTTTGTCCAATACGTTCACAATAATGAACTAATAGCTGCTTTTTATAAAGTTTCTCTAGGGCAAAGACCTATTTGCATGTTGTTTTAAAGTCAGAAAAAGTAGTAAGAATTTCTGACAAGTTTCATCCCCTTACCTGAAGTCACATATTCAAGGGGGAGGAGTCCTGTTGAGAATCTATACCTTAACACATATCAGGGAAAACAGAATTCACAGTGGCACTGCAGGGAAAACATGAGTAAGCTGCAGCCCTGGAGAGCAAATGTCCACAGGATCTATTGTCCACAGTGTGGGCTCCACGCTGCTGAAAAAAGGAGAATATCTGAGGAACTCTCTCTGGATCACAGTAATGTTCATCTTTAATATCTCTTGGAAAATAGTGTGCCTGAAAAACAACTTGTGGGAAGTAAAAGAGAATTTAGATCTGTAAGTTCTGATCCTTCTTTCCTTCAGAATGTTTAGAACAAATAGATATTGTAAATCTCTGTAGAGAAATTCTCCTTTTTAATATCTATTATGAAGAAAAGATTAAATTTATTCTCTATTATAAATTGAGGACATGATGTTATTGCTTtttttgaagtatggttgataTACAATACGATACATTCCAGGTGTAGAAcataatgattcacaattttgGAAGGTTGTAATCCTGATACTGTTTTTGATTTGTGATATCAGACATTTTGCTCCAGtatcaaaaaaaaagagagggaagtgTAGATTAAATTGATAATGAAGACTTGAAATacactattttatatatgaagacTGTAGAGCTAGAAAGGACTCAGATTTTTTATCCATTTCTAAATTTCATCATGTTCATGAAAAATTATCTGAAGATCTCCTATGTCAGATTTTTAATAGGTAGAAGGATGTTTTCCCCTCCTAAATTAATCTTTGGAGGCTAGAGTAATAATGGAAATAGTTAAGAAATTAACTGCATGgcattgtctttaatttttttaatatttatttattcggctgtgcccggtcttagttgtggcatacagaatcttcaatcttcattgtggcatttgGGATACTCTAGTTGTGTCATGtaatctagttccctaaccagggatcaaatccaggcccccctgcattggcagcctaGCGTCTTAGCCAAtgaaccactaggaaagtccttcactgtctttaatttttaaagaattttcattttttatccaTATATTTTAACTGAAGTTCTGCCTTATTCAGAGTTTGGGCATAATTACATAAACAACATCTGTCAAGAAAATAAGCATTAATTGCTGATTCATCCCCCTAATCAGACATTATAGAATTCAAATCGTATGTGAAGACTTGCAATacatttcagttaatttttttcttactgtccAACTTGGTCAACGGCAAAACCTAGACTCAAATGATTCTTGGGAAGCTAATTCTGAAGAAATCACCAAATGACTCTCTCAAAACAACTATCTCAACTAGCCTACCAGTTAGTGTCCTGCATGTGTCCACTTGTGAATCATGGCCACAGTTTGAAgcaatttcttcaaaatattcaggaaatatatttgaaatgaacAGCACAACTTGTTGTTCTATACAAAAAGTTTGATCTTTAACTGTTAATTTTCATTAATGTATTTCTCTaagttttttacctttttattcaacttttttaaagagaagtttcAAGTTTATAGCAAAACTGAGAGAAAGGTACAGATATTTCCCATGCATGGCCTCCCTACTCATATGTACAACCTTCTCATTGTGAATATCATTCATCAGAGTGGTACTTTTTTGAATTAGAATAGTGATAGaggacattttttaaagtgagagAATGGTTAACAGATACTTTTGTATGAACAATGTACCAGTTTTGGTGCTATATTAGgtattgaaataagaaaaataaaggtacTAAGGATAAATGCCAGATCTACTACATAATATACTGGGGAAAAAAGGTATAAATCAAATTAGTAAACAAGATACGGAAATAGGACCACTCCTTCATTCCAACATAAGCCAAATAATTATGTGTTACAAATAAATCCACTGACTCAATTAGGAGTAAGTTTTCCATATCACACTAGTGATATTTTAGATGTGACATCATAGAGTCACATCATCTTAGAAATAGTTCTAGTTCAGACTCCAAATTAACATGTGAGAAAATTCAGACCTTGATTTTAAAAGTGAACTCCCCAAGGTCATctagataaaaatataatattaaatttatttattaaatataatattaaatttatttattaaatataatattaaatttatttatttggggggaggttcaagagggaggggatgtaggtatacctatggctgattcatgttgatgtttggcagaaaccaacacaatactgtaaagcaattctctttcaattaaaaataaataaatttaattataaaaatatagatgtatttatttttaatgtatattaaaatataatattaaatttaacaTAACATTAAATTTATTATCTAGTTAACATTAAGTTTatcataatatttaaattatattgttaatatataataaatatttattaaatataatgttaAATGCCATTTATTATTGATATAATattaactttaaatttatttatttataaaagaaactaCCACAAATACCAGGTTAGTTGGCAAcacttttaccattaattttttcaattattaattAATATGAATTCTCTCCCTTTGTTTACTCCTGTATTTCATTAATTTACTTAGGCTGTGCTGACCAAtttcctccttcttttcttcttcttcctcttctctccaccaccaccacttccttcaaccctttcctctctctccttctccactCCCCTCTTTCTCTTGCTCTTCTCATTCTAGGATTTGACACTGAAGGATTATGGACCAAAGAAATTATACTTCTCTACGTGGCTTCATTCTGCTTGGCTTCTCTGACCATCCCAAACTGGAGATGGTCCTGTCAGGAGTTGTCACTCTCTTCTACTTAATTACCTTGGTCGGTAACACAGCCATCATTCTTGCATCTCTCCTGGATTCCCATCTCCACACACCAATGTACTTTTTCCTCCGGAGTTTATCTCTCCTAGATCTATGTTTCACAACCAGCATCGTCCCCCAGATGCTGGTTAACTTGTGGGGACATGATAAGACCATCAGCTATGTGGGCTGTGTCATTCAGCTCTATGTTTACATGTGGTTTGGCTCCATTGAGTGCCTTCTCCTCGCTGTTATGTCCTATGATcgttttacagctatttgtaagcccttgCATTATTTGGTCATCATGAACCCACATGTATGCCTCAAGATGGTTATCATAGTCTGGAGTATTAGTCTGGCCAATTCTGTGGTATTATGTACACTCACCCTGAATTTGcctagatgtggaaacaaccttCTGGATCATTTCTTGTGTGAGTTGCCAGCTATGGTCAAGATAGCTTGCATAGACACCACAGCAgttgaaatgtctgtttttgcTTTAGGCATTGTCATTGTCCTTACACCACTCATCCTTATTCTTATATCCTATGGCTACATTGCCAGAGCTGTGCTGAGAATGAAGTCAAAAGCAGGCCAGAGAAAAGCAGTTAATACCTGTGGATCTCATCTCACTGTAGTGTCCATCTTCTATGGAGCTATTATCTACCTATACCTGCAACCAGGTAACAATGCCTCCAAAGAGCAGGGTAAGTTCCTCACTCTTTTTTACACCATCATCACTCCAAGTCTCAACCCTCTCATTTACACCTTAAGAAATAAGGACATGAAAGATGCACTGAAGAAGCTGATGAGAGTTGACCACAAACCGACAACACTGAAGAGAAACTGGAAGTCATAGGGAAAAAATTAGGGTGGATAAGGCAATAAAATGCTTTCTAATTGCCTTTCACTTTTAGTGAGGCAAGGAATCCCTAGATCACAGAGGTCAATTAACATATTAATTCTTGTAGGCAGACATTTTGTGGATGCAAACAATATTATAATCATCCTACTTTTTATGCCTCTGATTATGTATgacattattatcatcatcttgAGTAAAAGGTCTTTGTAACTTAAGTCTATTACCTCTTTATCATGATACAAAAGAGCGAGAAGACACAAATTAAGGGATTTTAAAGGTGACaacaaatttttattcattttttattcattcatgaaaGATTTATTTCATGACTGTCTTTAtctcaatgaaaagaaaatatgacacCTTTGAGATTAGGTAGGCTTTTAACATAGATCTATAGAATCATGGAATTTACGTAAATTTTGAGAAATGTAATATTTGTATGTACTGGAAtttcataaaatgaataatattttagttttaatttagtATGATacagtatttaatattttatgggAAATGCAATGacttttgagttaaattttgatattttctattatttgatACCTATCTCTAAAGGATACCATTATTTAGTAATTATAatctttatttaataattataatcTAGATAGATTTGGAAGGATACATTGCCGTATTCTAAGTAACATAATATTTTCTCCTATATCATTTCATAATTCTTAAAATGTGAAAAGGGAAGAGTCACTGGATAATTTTTACTTTCTCAGTGAGGACAGTAATGACTTgcgagcatgcatgctcagtcacttcactcgtgtccaactctttgcaaccctatagactaaagctgccaggttcctcagtccatgggattctccaggcaaaaatagtggagtgggttgccatgccctcctccagggcattcagggatcaaagctgggtctcccacattgcaggtggattctcaactgctgagctaccggggaagccacCAGTGATTCACATAAAATACACTTAATATGATTTAGAATAGTGTAGATATTCTTGTTGTGCACATAATACCTTTTTACAGTTGACTTCAGAAACAGTTCACTAGCTCATAAAAAATTTTCACAGACAGAATTTAAGTTCTATGGTAAGTTTGCTCTTAACTTAGTATAGTTTATAGTTAGTAGCATTAAGAAATAAATTCTTTGCTATCTTCAATTATCTAAGTACACaaaaaaatataatagtaatGGACTCAGCAGAAAATCACATGTTATGTTatgattgtttgttttcttatttaactacttttattttcttcttaaatctcTTCTGCATTTGGGTTGCAAATTAAACCAAAATTTCAAATACTTAATCTCCCTTTTATTTCTCaataataaatgtgtatatacTTGGAATTTACTTTAAATTACAATAAATCCTTTAGGTACACTGAGTTTCTATAAACTAACcagaatttttataatttagtaAGCCTGACCTCACATTTGTATACTAATATGTTCCTTGAAAATGTAACTGATCAGTGTAATTAAcattaataataagaaaatgtaattaaatttGAACAAGGGTTACTTTCCTAACCAAGTCTCACATCAATACTTACAAGAATTTAccactatggctgattcatatcaatgtatgacaaaacccactgaaatgttgtgaagtaattagcctccaactaataaaaaaaaataaagaaagaaagaaagaaaaaaaaagaatttaccaCATATGGTCTAGTCATCTAACTTAAGTACTCTTCTAGCACAGTGTCAATATTTTTGAAGTAATATGAAAGgttaaatggaggaaaaaaatgtatgataCAAACATTAGACTAGGACTCAGAAGACTACATACACCTAATCTCAAAATTaccttgagaaaaaaattaatgtttctaAGTCTTAGTTTTCTTAAATCTAAAATCGATATTATAACGAGCTCCCTATTTTCCCGTCACTTCTTTCACTGATTTACTAAATTTAGCTTTGCTGTCTTCATCTCAGCATAAAACAAACAGTAGTGGATATCCCTGGTGTGTAGGGGGTGGGGAGTTTTTCCAAAATAGGACAGTGCTGGGTACCAGGCTCTCACTTGAAGCCAGAAAACTTCCTAAGGTAAACAAATGATGAATCTGACAGAATTGATTTTGTGCTTCCTGATCCctgtattataaattaaaatggagaaTTATGCATATAAGCAAAAATGACACCATCTTATCTGTTTGAGAAAACAACATTACATAATATAATTAGAGGATATCTATACCCAAATTACTTAAGTTTAAGTGTTAAACTGCTTAACACAGATGGTAAGTACAAAGGCTCTCAGGAAAGTAATGGATAAGTCTGATtaggaggaaa
Proteins encoded in this window:
- the LOC122697399 gene encoding olfactory receptor 2W1-like yields the protein MDQRNYTSLRGFILLGFSDHPKLEMVLSGVVTLFYLITLVGNTAIILASLLDSHLHTPMYFFLRSLSLLDLCFTTSIVPQMLVNLWGHDKTISYVGCVIQLYVYMWFGSIECLLLAVMSYDRFTAICKPLHYLVIMNPHVCLKMVIIVWSISLANSVVLCTLTLNLPRCGNNLLDHFLCELPAMVKIACIDTTAVEMSVFALGIVIVLTPLILILISYGYIARAVLRMKSKAGQRKAVNTCGSHLTVVSIFYGAIIYLYLQPGNNASKEQGKFLTLFYTIITPSLNPLIYTLRNKDMKDALKKLMRVDHKPTTLKRNWKS